In one window of Macadamia integrifolia cultivar HAES 741 chromosome 2, SCU_Mint_v3, whole genome shotgun sequence DNA:
- the LOC122072232 gene encoding scarecrow-like protein 1 isoform X1, whose protein sequence is MSLVKPADPSASSYGRSQLYMLNGSSDSTRLSSQAFSSDKRKFMYGPESYCRESYNQQYYTGSPADDFHASRIEFRHPSSTDVPRSLFSPQGASSYQLMTVSCSSISAQNSFDSFAATGNPGGSQSQSSSEYLYEQSLENGTVDYEDDDIRFKLQELERVLLNDNDDDDTFILDQCMDIDGEWADPIKNLILPNSPKESSSSDSNLSCISSNKEISPLNYVSSSNMSRTASAKQLLFECAAAIAEGNKEEASAMITELRQMVSIQGDPAHRIAAYMVEGLAARLAASGKCLYKALKCKEPPTLDRLSAMQILFEVCPCFKFGFIAANGAIAEALEGEERVHIIDFDVNQGSQYIPLIQAVAARSGKPPHVRVTGVDDPESVQHTVGGLKIVGQRLEQFAEAVGVPFEFQAVPVNTVDITPAMLDCRPSEALVVNFAFQLHHMPDESVSTVNQRDRLLRMVKSLHPRLVTVVEQDVNTNTAPFFPRFVEAYNYYSAVFESLDATLPRESPDRINVEKQCLAREIVNIVACEGEERIERYEVAGKWRARMMMAGFQSCPLSAYVNDTIRKLRKQYCDRYKVKEEGGALHFGWEEKILVVASAWK, encoded by the coding sequence ATGTCTTTGGTTAAGCCTGCAGATCCATCTGCCTCTTCATATGGCAGATCCCAACTCTACATGCTTAATGGCAGCAGTGACAGCACCAGATTATCCTCTCAAGCATTTAGTTCAGATAAACGAAAGTTCATGTATGGACCTGAATCTTACTGTCGTGAGAGCTACAACCAGCAGTACTACACTGGATCCCCTGCTGATGATTTCCATGCTTCAAGGATTGAGTTTCGCCATCCATCCAGCACTGATGTCCCAAGAAGTTTGTTCTCTCCACAAGGTGCCTCATCCTATCAGCTGATGACTGTCTCATGTTCTTCCATTTCTGCACAGAACTCATTTGACTCTTTTGCAGCCACTGGAAACCCTGGTGGATCTCAATCTCAATCTTCATCCGAATACTTGTATGAACAGAGCCTGGAAAATGGTACAGTAGACTATGAAGATGATGATATCAggtttaaacttcaagaactgGAGAGGGTACTCCtgaatgacaatgatgatgatgatacatTTATCCTGGACCAGTGCATGGACATTGATGGTGAATGGGCTGACCCTATCAAGAATCTAATACTGCCCAATTCGCCAAAGGAATCATCATCTTCAGACTCTAATCTTAGTTGCATCAGCAGCAACAAGGAGATATCACCATTGAATTATGTCTCAAGTTCAAATATGTCTAGAACGGCGTCTGCTAAGCAGTTGCTTTTTGAATGTGCTGCAGCGATTGCAGAAGGCAACAAGGAAGAAGCGTCAGCCATGATAACTGAGCTCAGACAGATGGTCTCAATACAAGGAGATCCTGCACATAGGATAGCAGCCTACATGGTTGAAGGCCTTGCTGCCCGCTTGGCTGCGTCTGGCAAATGCCTATACAAGGCTTTGAAATGCAAGGAGCCACCCACTTTGGACCGCCTCTCAGCAATGCAGATCCTCTTTGAAGTTTGTCCATGTTTCAAGTTTGGGTTCATTGCGGCAAATGGTGCAATAGCAGAGGCATTGGAAGGCGAAGAAAGAGTTCATATTATAGATTTCGACGTAAACCAAGGGAGCCAGTACATCCCACTGATACAAGCTGTTGCAGCTCGGTCGGGTAAGCCACCCCATGTGAGGGTTACTGGAGTGGATGATCCAGAGTCGGTGCAACACACTGTTGGTGGCCTAAAGATTGTTGGTCAGCGACTTGAGCAGTTTGCTGAGGCAGTTGGAGTGCCATTTGAGTTCCAAGCTGTACCAGTCAATACTGTTGATATCACCCCAGCAATGCTGGACTGCCGCCCCAGTGAAGCTCTTGTAGTCAACTTTGCCTTTCAGCTCCACCATATGCCTGATGAGAGTGTCTCAACAGTGAACCAAAGGGACCGGCTCCTGCGCATGGTCAAGAGCTTGCACCCAAGACTAGTGACGGTGGTTGAGCAAGATGTTAACACTAACACTGCCCCATTCTTCCCGAGGTTTGTCGAGGCCTACAATTATTATTCAGCTGTGTTTGAATCACTTGATGCTACCCTACCAAGGGAGAGTCCAGACAGGATAAACGTGGAAAAACAGTGTCTCGCACGTGAAATAGTCAATATCGTGGCATGCGAAGGCGAAGAGAGGATAGAGAGGTATGAAGTTGCAGGGAAATGGAGGGCAAGAATGATGATGGCTGGATTCCAGTCATGTCCACTGAGTGCTTATGTGAATGACACCATCCGGAAACTTCGGAAGCAGTACTGTGACAGATACAAGGTAAAGGAGGAGGGCGGTGCACTCCACTTCGGATGGGAGGAGAAGATACTGGTCGTTGCTTCAGCCTGGAAATGA
- the LOC122072232 gene encoding scarecrow-like protein 1 isoform X2 produces the protein MSLVKPADPSASSYGRSQLYMLNGSSDSTRLSSQAFSSDKRKFMYGPESYCRESYNQQYYTGSPADDFHASRIEFRHPSSTDVPRSLFSPQATGNPGGSQSQSSSEYLYEQSLENGTVDYEDDDIRFKLQELERVLLNDNDDDDTFILDQCMDIDGEWADPIKNLILPNSPKESSSSDSNLSCISSNKEISPLNYVSSSNMSRTASAKQLLFECAAAIAEGNKEEASAMITELRQMVSIQGDPAHRIAAYMVEGLAARLAASGKCLYKALKCKEPPTLDRLSAMQILFEVCPCFKFGFIAANGAIAEALEGEERVHIIDFDVNQGSQYIPLIQAVAARSGKPPHVRVTGVDDPESVQHTVGGLKIVGQRLEQFAEAVGVPFEFQAVPVNTVDITPAMLDCRPSEALVVNFAFQLHHMPDESVSTVNQRDRLLRMVKSLHPRLVTVVEQDVNTNTAPFFPRFVEAYNYYSAVFESLDATLPRESPDRINVEKQCLAREIVNIVACEGEERIERYEVAGKWRARMMMAGFQSCPLSAYVNDTIRKLRKQYCDRYKVKEEGGALHFGWEEKILVVASAWK, from the exons ATGTCTTTGGTTAAGCCTGCAGATCCATCTGCCTCTTCATATGGCAGATCCCAACTCTACATGCTTAATGGCAGCAGTGACAGCACCAGATTATCCTCTCAAGCATTTAGTTCAGATAAACGAAAGTTCATGTATGGACCTGAATCTTACTGTCGTGAGAGCTACAACCAGCAGTACTACACTGGATCCCCTGCTGATGATTTCCATGCTTCAAGGATTGAGTTTCGCCATCCATCCAGCACTGATGTCCCAAGAAGTTTGTTCTCTCCACAAG CCACTGGAAACCCTGGTGGATCTCAATCTCAATCTTCATCCGAATACTTGTATGAACAGAGCCTGGAAAATGGTACAGTAGACTATGAAGATGATGATATCAggtttaaacttcaagaactgGAGAGGGTACTCCtgaatgacaatgatgatgatgatacatTTATCCTGGACCAGTGCATGGACATTGATGGTGAATGGGCTGACCCTATCAAGAATCTAATACTGCCCAATTCGCCAAAGGAATCATCATCTTCAGACTCTAATCTTAGTTGCATCAGCAGCAACAAGGAGATATCACCATTGAATTATGTCTCAAGTTCAAATATGTCTAGAACGGCGTCTGCTAAGCAGTTGCTTTTTGAATGTGCTGCAGCGATTGCAGAAGGCAACAAGGAAGAAGCGTCAGCCATGATAACTGAGCTCAGACAGATGGTCTCAATACAAGGAGATCCTGCACATAGGATAGCAGCCTACATGGTTGAAGGCCTTGCTGCCCGCTTGGCTGCGTCTGGCAAATGCCTATACAAGGCTTTGAAATGCAAGGAGCCACCCACTTTGGACCGCCTCTCAGCAATGCAGATCCTCTTTGAAGTTTGTCCATGTTTCAAGTTTGGGTTCATTGCGGCAAATGGTGCAATAGCAGAGGCATTGGAAGGCGAAGAAAGAGTTCATATTATAGATTTCGACGTAAACCAAGGGAGCCAGTACATCCCACTGATACAAGCTGTTGCAGCTCGGTCGGGTAAGCCACCCCATGTGAGGGTTACTGGAGTGGATGATCCAGAGTCGGTGCAACACACTGTTGGTGGCCTAAAGATTGTTGGTCAGCGACTTGAGCAGTTTGCTGAGGCAGTTGGAGTGCCATTTGAGTTCCAAGCTGTACCAGTCAATACTGTTGATATCACCCCAGCAATGCTGGACTGCCGCCCCAGTGAAGCTCTTGTAGTCAACTTTGCCTTTCAGCTCCACCATATGCCTGATGAGAGTGTCTCAACAGTGAACCAAAGGGACCGGCTCCTGCGCATGGTCAAGAGCTTGCACCCAAGACTAGTGACGGTGGTTGAGCAAGATGTTAACACTAACACTGCCCCATTCTTCCCGAGGTTTGTCGAGGCCTACAATTATTATTCAGCTGTGTTTGAATCACTTGATGCTACCCTACCAAGGGAGAGTCCAGACAGGATAAACGTGGAAAAACAGTGTCTCGCACGTGAAATAGTCAATATCGTGGCATGCGAAGGCGAAGAGAGGATAGAGAGGTATGAAGTTGCAGGGAAATGGAGGGCAAGAATGATGATGGCTGGATTCCAGTCATGTCCACTGAGTGCTTATGTGAATGACACCATCCGGAAACTTCGGAAGCAGTACTGTGACAGATACAAGGTAAAGGAGGAGGGCGGTGCACTCCACTTCGGATGGGAGGAGAAGATACTGGTCGTTGCTTCAGCCTGGAAATGA